TAGGGTTTTCGAGGAAATTTTCCAGAGAGCCAATAAGCTTATTAATTCATATAGATAATTAGTGAAGCCGGTGAGAAGTTACTCTACTTACCTTATTTGAATTTCATATGCACATAAAAAGACAGCCAGCAGAAATAATCCCCGCTGGCTATCTTTATTATTTCATATTACTTACTCCCACTCAATCGTGGCCGGAGGTTTTGAAGTGATATCATAAACAACGCGGTTGATTTCCGGCATTTCGTTGATAATACAGCCGGAGATTTTCTCCAACACATCATAAGGGATGCGCGCCCAGTCGGCGGTCATACCGTCCACACTGGTGACCGCGCGCACTACAATTGTTTGGCTGTAGGTGCGTTCGTCACCCATCACACCCACCGATTGGATATTCGGCAGCACCGTAAAGCATTGCCAGATCACACGATCAAGACCGGCATTGGTCAGTTCGCGGCGCATGATATAATCACTTTCACGCAGGATGCGCAGCTTTTCCGGAGAGAGCGCTCCCAGGCAGCGAATCGCCAAACCCGGTCCCGGGAAGGGCTGCCGATAAACCACTTTTTCCGGCAGACCAAGTTCTAAGCCCAGTTCACGGACTTCATCTTTGAATAACTCTCTGAGCGGCTCAATCAACTGGAATTTCATATCTTCCGGCAAACCGCCAACGTTATGGTGCGATTTGATGGTGGCGGCTGTTGCGGTTCCGCTTTCCACCACATCGGGATAAAGAGTTCCCTGCACCAAATAATCGATTTCGCCCAGTTTATTCGCTTCTTCTTCAAAGACGCGGATAAATTCAGTGCCGATGATTTTTCGCTTTTTCTCCGGATCGGATACTCCCTCTAGCTGATTCAAGAAACGCTCGGAAGCATCGACTGCCACCATTTTAATTTTCAGTTCGTCCCGGAATAATTGAATTACCTGAGCGCCTTCGTCTTTGCGCAGCATACCGTGATCGACAAAAACACAGGTAAGATTTTCCCCAATGGCACGATTGACCAAAGCCGCCGCTACAGAAGAATCAACGCCGCCGGACAAAGCGCAGAGCACCTTGCTGCCGCCAACTTTGGCTTTGATCCGCTCTACTTCTTCTTTGAGGAAATCGGCCATCGACCAATCGCCTTTTAGGCCGCAGATCTGAAAGAGGAAATTTTTTAAAATCGCCATGCCGTGTTCAGTGTGCGTCACTTCCGGGTGAAACTGCACACCATACAGCTTTTTCTCCGGCAACGCCATTGCCGCTACGGGAGAGTTCGGCGATTGCGCCAATACCTGCCACCCTTGCGGTACTTCTTCAATGTAAACGCCATGGCTCATCCAGCAGCTGCTGCTTTCCGTGACATTCTGCCATAGCGGTGAAGCTGCAGATTTTAGCTGCAGCGTCGTTTTGCCGTATTCTTTTTTTTCGGCCCGGCTGACCCGGCCGCCCAAAAGATACGCCATCAGCTGCATGCCATAACAAATGCCGAGAACAGGAATTCCCAGCGAAAACAAGACAGGATCGATCATCGGCGCCTGATCCGTATAGACTGTGGCAGGACCGCCGGAAAGTATAATTGCCTGGGGATCCAGGGCTTTCAGTACATCTATGTTGATATTATAAGGTTTGATTTCGCAAAAAACATGGCATTCCCGAATGCGCCTGGCAATTAACTGCACATATTGACCGCCAAAATCAAGAATAATGACGCGTTGATGTTTCATTGGTATCGGCCTTCCCTCTCTTTTTCTATGCAGCAATTATAACATATCCGAACATTGCTTGGCAAGTGCGTCTTGATTGTTCGCCAAAATCATTTTCTGGGAGAATTGCATTTTCCGCAAACAAAAACACCTTTCCGGCTCCGTGAAAGAGCAGGAAAGGTGTGGATTCATTTTAACAGCAACCTGCTTTTGGCAGAGTCTGTTTACATCATCGGCATACCGCCGCCCATGCCGCCGTCCATGCCAGCCGGCATCGGAGCGGATTTCGGTTCGGGTTTGTCGGCAACCAACGCTTCGGTTGTCAGAACCATGGCCGCCACAGACGCTGCATTTTGCAAAGCAGAGCGTGCCACTTTGGCAGGATCAACAATACCGGCAGCGATCATATCGACATACTTTTCATTCAGAGCGTCAAAACCAATGCCTTTTTCTTTGGTTTTCACTTTTTCTACCACGACGGAACCTTCAAAACCGGCATTTTGAGCAATTTGGCGAACCGGTTCTTCCAGAGCACGGGCAACAATCGCGATGCCAACTTTTTCGTCCGCATTGGCAGGTTTTAAGTTCTTCAATCCAACCAGAGCGTTGATGAAGGCAGTGCCGCCGCCGGCTACGATTCCTTCTTCCACAGCAGCGCGGGTAGCAGACAAAGCGTCTTCAATACGGAGTTTGCGTTCTTTCATTTCCACTTCGGTTGCGGCACCGACTTTGATCACGGCTACGCCGCCGGCCAATTTAGCCAGGCGTTCCTGCAATTTCTCGCGATCAAAATCAGAAGTGGTATCTTCAATTTGCTTACGGATCTGAGAAACACGTTTGGCAATGGCTTCTTTGTTGCCGGCGCCGTCGACAATCACCGTGTTTTCTTTGCCGACACGGATCTGGCGGGCATGTCCGAGTTGTTCTACTTCAGTCGTCTTCAGATCAAGACCGACTTCTTCGGAGATGACCTCGCCGCCGGTGAGGATAGCGATATCTTCCAGCATCGCTTTTCTTCTGTCACCAAAACCGGGAGCTTTGACGGCAACACAGTTCAGGGTGCCGCGCAGTTTGTTGACAACCAGGGTTGCCATGGCTTCGCCTTCCACGTCTTCCGCTAAAATAACCAGCGGGCGGCCGCGTTGAACTACTTTTTCCAAAACCGGCAGGATTTCCTGGATATTGGAAATCTTTTTATCGGTAATCAGCAGGAAGGGTTCATCCAGAATTGCTTCCATTTTATCGGTATCGGTTACCATATAAGCGGAAACATAACCGCGGTCGAACTGCATGCCTTCCACAACTTCCAATTCAGTCAGCATGGATTTGGATTCTTCAACGGTGATCACACCTTCTCTGCCTACTTTATCCATCGCTTCGGAGATCAGTTTGCCGACGGTTTCATCGTTCGCAGAAATGGAGGCAACCTGGGCAATCGATTCGCTGCTTTCCACGGGTTTGGCCATTTTGCGGATTTCTTCCACGGCAGCTTCCACTGCTTTTTCAATTCCGCGGCGAATCACCATCGGATTGGCGCCGGCAGTTACATTCTTTAAGCCTTCGCGCACCATGGCTTGCGCCAAAAGGGTGGCTGTGGTGGTTCCGTCACCGGCAACATCGTTGGTCTTGGTTGCTACTTCTTTCACAAGCTGAGCGCCCATGTTCTCAAAGGCATCTTCCAGTTCAATTTCGCGGGCAATGGTAACGCCGTCGTTGGTGATTTGCGGAGCGCCGAATTTCTTATCCAGCACAACATTGCGGCCCTTGGGTCCTAAGGTGATGATAACGGTGTTCGCCAATTGATTGATGCCGCGCTCTAAAGCGTGACGAGCTTCCTCATTATAAATAATCTGTTTTGCCATTGGTTTCACTCCTATTCTCTTACTTAATTCTTTTATTTAATGATGGCCAGAATATCCTTTTCACTTAAAATCAAATAATCCTCGCCGCTGTTTTTTACTTCGCTGCCGGCATATTTGGAATAGATCACGCGATCACCTACACTGACTTCCAGGGCAACTTTTTGCCCGTTGTCCAGGATCTTACCGCTGCCGACAGCGACAACTTCACCTTCCTGCGGCTTTTCTTTGGCATTACCCGGTAATACAATCCCGCTCGCCAATTTTTCTTCCTGAGGTAAAACTTTAATCACAACACGATCTCCTAATGGTTTTAAGTTCATCTGGACTTCCTCCTTCAATTTGATCATTGTTAGCACTCTCAGCTGTTGAGTGCTAACTTCTGTTCCTATGATAATCATCTTCCGGTTCTTAGGCAACTGCGACTACAAGCTTTATTTAACCATATTTGGTAATCAGCAGAGATAATTACGTTTTTTTGAATTTCAGTCTCTTGTTTCTTCCCGTTTAAACCTGTTCTCTCCCGTTTACACCAAAAAAGCTATAAAATGCAGAATCCGTTAGCAAATAATCAATCGTTTGGTCATGCGGTTTTGGCTGCAATTTTTCTACAATCTGAAAATCATAGGCTATCGCCACCCGCGGGGCATTCGCCCGGCAGCGTAAGAGAAATCGATCGTAAAAGCCGGCGCCATATCCCATGCGATTA
Above is a window of Negativicutes bacterium DNA encoding:
- the groES gene encoding co-chaperone GroES; its protein translation is MNLKPLGDRVVIKVLPQEEKLASGIVLPGNAKEKPQEGEVVAVGSGKILDNGQKVALEVSVGDRVIYSKYAGSEVKNSGEDYLILSEKDILAIIK
- the guaA gene encoding glutamine-hydrolyzing GMP synthase, with the translated sequence MKHQRVIILDFGGQYVQLIARRIRECHVFCEIKPYNINIDVLKALDPQAIILSGGPATVYTDQAPMIDPVLFSLGIPVLGICYGMQLMAYLLGGRVSRAEKKEYGKTTLQLKSAASPLWQNVTESSSCWMSHGVYIEEVPQGWQVLAQSPNSPVAAMALPEKKLYGVQFHPEVTHTEHGMAILKNFLFQICGLKGDWSMADFLKEEVERIKAKVGGSKVLCALSGGVDSSVAAALVNRAIGENLTCVFVDHGMLRKDEGAQVIQLFRDELKIKMVAVDASERFLNQLEGVSDPEKKRKIIGTEFIRVFEEEANKLGEIDYLVQGTLYPDVVESGTATAATIKSHHNVGGLPEDMKFQLIEPLRELFKDEVRELGLELGLPEKVVYRQPFPGPGLAIRCLGALSPEKLRILRESDYIMRRELTNAGLDRVIWQCFTVLPNIQSVGVMGDERTYSQTIVVRAVTSVDGMTADWARIPYDVLEKISGCIINEMPEINRVVYDITSKPPATIEWE
- the groL gene encoding chaperonin GroEL (60 kDa chaperone family; promotes refolding of misfolded polypeptides especially under stressful conditions; forms two stacked rings of heptamers to form a barrel-shaped 14mer; ends can be capped by GroES; misfolded proteins enter the barrel where they are refolded when GroES binds) gives rise to the protein MAKQIIYNEEARHALERGINQLANTVIITLGPKGRNVVLDKKFGAPQITNDGVTIAREIELEDAFENMGAQLVKEVATKTNDVAGDGTTTATLLAQAMVREGLKNVTAGANPMVIRRGIEKAVEAAVEEIRKMAKPVESSESIAQVASISANDETVGKLISEAMDKVGREGVITVEESKSMLTELEVVEGMQFDRGYVSAYMVTDTDKMEAILDEPFLLITDKKISNIQEILPVLEKVVQRGRPLVILAEDVEGEAMATLVVNKLRGTLNCVAVKAPGFGDRRKAMLEDIAILTGGEVISEEVGLDLKTTEVEQLGHARQIRVGKENTVIVDGAGNKEAIAKRVSQIRKQIEDTTSDFDREKLQERLAKLAGGVAVIKVGAATEVEMKERKLRIEDALSATRAAVEEGIVAGGGTAFINALVGLKNLKPANADEKVGIAIVARALEEPVRQIAQNAGFEGSVVVEKVKTKEKGIGFDALNEKYVDMIAAGIVDPAKVARSALQNAASVAAMVLTTEALVADKPEPKSAPMPAGMDGGMGGGMPMM